A portion of the Manihot esculenta cultivar AM560-2 chromosome 2, M.esculenta_v8, whole genome shotgun sequence genome contains these proteins:
- the LOC110609835 gene encoding aspartic proteinase PCS1, with protein sequence MALCIFTLFLFFSLLSLSLSTQETKYNTTSISLSFPLKSLSRSPNASPSFHSSFVSQTKQNPPIKTLPYNYRSTFKYSMALIVSLPIGTPPQTQQMVLDTGSQLSWIQCHHKAPKRPPPTTAFDPSLSSSFSVLPCTHPLCKPRIPDFTLSTSCDQNRLCHYSYFYADGTYAEGSLVREKFTFSRSQSTPPLILGCAQDAGDDKGILGMNLGPRSFVSQAKISKFSYCVPTRQTRTGLSTGSFYLGENPNSGGFQYLSLLTFTQSQKSSPNLDPLAYTVPMQGIRIGNRRLNIPVSAFRPDSSGSGQTMIDSGSEFTYLVDAAYNKVREEIVRLAGPKLKKNYVYGGVSDMCFDGNPMEIGRLIGNMVFEFEKGVEIVIDKERVLADVGGGVHCIGIGRSEMLNAASNIIGNFHQQNLWVEFDVANRRVGLGKADCSRLA encoded by the coding sequence ATGGCTCTCTGCATCTtcactctctttctcttcttttctttactctccctctccctctctacCCAAGAAACCAAATACAATACCACCTCTATTTCCTTGTCTTTCCCTCTCAAATCGCTCTCTCGCTCTCCAAACGCCTCTCCGTCGTTTCACTCGTCTTTTGTCTCGCAAACCAAGCAGAACCCACCAATCAAAACTTTACCTTACAACTACAGATCCACCTTCAAGTATTCGATGGCCTTGATTGTGTCTTTGCCTATTGGGACTCCTCCTCAGACCCAGCAAATGGTTTTGGACACTGGTAGCCAGCTCTCCTGGATTCAGTGCCACCACAAGGCCCCTAAAAGGCCTCCTCCTACGACGGCGTTTGATCCTTCTCTCTCCTCTTCCTTTTCTGTTTTACCATGCACTCATCCTCTTTGCAAGCCTCGAATTCCCGATTTTACCCTTTCTACCTCTTGTGACCAGAACCGTTTATGCCACTATTCTTACTTTTATGCTGACGGTACCTATGCCGAGGGCAGTCTCGTCAGGGAGAAATTCACGTTTTCTCGTTCCCAAAGTACCCCTCCTCTCATCCTGGGTTGTGCGCAAGACGCCGGTGATGACAAGGGTATTTTGGGGATGAATCTTGGGCCCCGGTCATTTGTTTCCCAAGCTAAAATATCCAAATTCTCATATTGCGTACCAACACGGCAAACTCGGACCGGGTTATCAACTGGATCATTTTACTTGGGAGAAAATCCAAACTCGGGTGGGTTTCAATACCTTAGTCTTTTGACTTTTACTCAAAGTCAAAAGAGTTCGCCAAACTTGGATCCTTTAGCTTACACGGTTCCAATGCAAGGAATAAGGATTGGCAACAGGAGACTGAACATACCAGTTTCGGCTTTCCGGCCTGACTCAAGTGGTTCGGGTCAAACCATGATAGATTCAGGCTCCGAGTTCACTTACTTGGTGGACGCCGCATACAACAAAGTGAGGGAAGAGATAGTACGACTGGCGGGTCCAAAATTAAAGAAGAACTATGTGTATGGTGGAGTATCAGACATGTGTTTCGATGGCAATCCGATGGAAATTGGACGATTAATAGGCAACATGGTGTTCGAATTTGAGAAGGGAGTAGAGATTGTGATAGATAAAGAGAGAGTTCTAGCTGATGTTGGAGGCGGGGTCCACTGCATAGGAATTGGACGGTCAGAGATGTTAAATGCAGCAAGTAACATAATAGGAAATTTCCATCAACAGAATCTCTGGGTGGAGTTTGATGTAGCCAATCGTAGAGTGGGGTTGGGTAAGGCGGACTGCAGCAGATTGGCGTAG